The following are encoded in a window of Cygnus atratus isolate AKBS03 ecotype Queensland, Australia chromosome 8, CAtr_DNAZoo_HiC_assembly, whole genome shotgun sequence genomic DNA:
- the GTF2B gene encoding transcription initiation factor IIB — protein MASTSRLDVLPRVTCPNHPDSILVEDYRAGDMICSECGLVVGDRVIDVGSEWRTFSNDKATKDPSRVGDTQNPLLSDGDLSTMIGKGTGAASFDEFGNSKYQNRRTMSSSDRAMMNAFKEITNMADRINLPRNIVDRTNNLFKQVYEQKSLKGRSNDAIASACLYIACRQEGVPRTFKEICAVSRISKKEIGRCFKLILKALETSVDLITTGDFMSRFCSNLGLPKQVQMAATHIARKAVELDLVPGRSPISVAAAAIYMASQASAEKRTQKEIGDIAGVADVTIRQSYRLIYPRAPDLFPADFKFDTPVDKLPQL, from the exons tttggATGTGCTTCCACGAGTTACTTGTCCAAACCATCCGGACTCCATTTTGGTAGAGGATTACAGAGCTGGTGATATGATTTGTTCTGAGTGTGGGCTAGTAGTAG GTGACCGGGTCATAGACGTTGGGTCAGAGTGGAGAACTTTCAGCAATGACAAAGCGACAAAAGACCCATCTCGAGTTGGGGATACCCAGAATCCTTTGTTGAGTGATGGTGACTTGAGTACAATGATTGGCAag ggCACAGGTGCAGCAAGTTTTGACGAATTTGGGAATTCGAAGTACCAGAATCGTAGAACTATGAGTAGCTCTGATCGTGCAATGATGAAcgcttttaaagaaattacgAACATGGCAGACAGAATCAACCTCCCTAGAAATATAGTT GATCgaacaaataatttattcaagCAAGTGTATGAGCAGAAGAGCCTGAAGGGAAGGAGTAATGATGCTATTGCTTCTGCTTGTCTCTACATAGCCTGTAGGCAAGAGGGTGTTCCAAGAACATTTAAAG AAATATGTGCAGTGTCCAGGATTTCAAAGAAGGAAATAGGTCGGTGTTTTAAACTCATTTTGAAAGCTCTGGAAACCAGTGTTGATCTGATTACAACTGGAGACTTCATGTCAAGATTCTGTTCAAATCTGGGTCTTCCCAAACAAGTGCAAATGGCAGCCACACACATTGCCCGTAAGGCTGTGGAATTAGATTTGGTTCCTGGGAGAAGCCCTATCTCCGTAGCAGCTGCAGCGATTTATATGGCATCACAagcttctgcagagaaaaggacACAAAAAG AAATTGGTGATATTGCTGGTGTGGCTGATGTTACAATCAGACAGTCGTACAGGCTGATCTATCCTCGGGCTCCTGATCTCTTCCCAGCAGACTTCAAGTTCGATACCCCAGTAGACAAGCTACCACAGCTGTGA